CTTGAGGCGACCGGAGACGAAGTCGTAGGTCCGGCCGTCTGGCGCGACGGTGCCGGGGCGGTACCGGGGATGGATCGCCAGCGCGCTGTCGGCGCCGTCGACGTTCTGGTCGATGTAGAGCACCTCGGGGGAGTCGATGTAGGCCTGCTGCTCGTTGTTGACCGTGCCGAAGTTCGTCCCGGTGACCTCGACGGTCCAGTTCGACGAGTCGATGCCGGGTCCGGAGAAGTCATCGAAGAAGACGACCGCGGCGGCATCGGTGTCGGTGGGGGACTGTGCTCCCGCCGGGAGCACCGGCAGGGCGACCAGGAGGGTGGCTGCGGCGCCGAGCGCCAGAGTGGCGCGACCTCGTCTCATAGGGAGACTCCTTCTCGTGATCGTGCGAGCCGCCGCCTACTCACGCACCACGAATGTAGTGAACGATTTTCTGGAAGCAGACGTTAGCCGTCGCTTGATCACCATCACCAGGGGTGATCGGCGCTGAATCGATTCTGAGCTGCGGAGATTACCTCGAATGGCAGATCGGTTCCGCCTCGTCGCTCGGGGACACGGGGTCGGGGCGGGCTGCTCAGCCGCCGTCTCGACGCGGTCGCTCCCGGATGAGCGTGGCAAGCAGGACCGACCCCAGCATCATCGCCCCGACGGCGGTGAAGACCACGGCGAAGGTGCGTGCCAGGCCGTCGACGATCGGGGCGGCCAGCAGGGGGTCGAGCGTGCTGAGGAAGGACGTGTCGTTCAGATCGACCGAACCGGCCCGCATCTCGGCCACCAGCGCCGCCTCCGATGTCCCGAGAGTCGCCTCGTCGGCGATCCGCGCCGTGAACTCCGGTGAGTCGAGACTCGACCGGAAGGCCGTCGCGATGCGTTCTCCACTGAGCGTGAACAGCAGCGACAGCACCACGGCGGTGCCCGCGACGCCGCCGAGTTGGCGGGAGAAGCCGGACAGCGAACTGGCCACCCCCATCTCCGTCCGGTCCACGCTGTTCTGCAACGCCGTGAGCACCACCTGGAAGTACATCCCCGTGCCGAGACCCAGCAGCGTGAGCACCAGCGCCGCCTGCCACAGGTCGGGGGTCGCCGCGAACCCGAGCAGCAGATAGGCGCCTGCCATGATCGCGAGTCCGCTGGCCAACAACACGGTGAACCGGCCGGTGCGGGCGATCACGGGCCCGCAGAGCATGGCGCCGAGGGTCATCGCCAACGCCTGCGGGAGTAACAGCAGGCCTGCTGCGGCGGGTGCCATGCCGAGCACGATCTGGAGGTAGAGCGGCACCAGCGCCATCCCGGCGAACATGCCCATTCCGCCGAGGAAGTTGACGACGTTGACCAGTGCGAAGGCCGGTCTGCGGAACAGGCGCGGCGCCAGCAGGGCTGCGTCGCCCATCCACCGTTCGACCTGGGCGAATGCGATCAGCCCGACCACGCCCACGCCCGCCGCCGTCAACGCCGCCGGAGACGTCCAGCCCCACTCGCGCCCCTGCTCGGCGAGGATCAGCAGCGGCACCACGCCCACGATGAGGGTCAGCGCGCCCCACCAGTCCACCCGGTGGTCGACCCTGGGCGTCTCGATCCGGAACAGGGCGCCGACCACGATGATCGCGAGAACCCCCAGCGGGACGTTCACCAGGAAGACCCAGCGCCAGCCCGCGATGCCCGCCAGGGTCTCGGCCTCGGCGAACACGCCGCCGAGGACGGGGCCGAGCACGCCTGCGAGGCCGAAGACCGCACCGAGTCTGGCCTGGTAGCGGACCCGTCGGTGCGGTGGGAGCAGGTCGGCGATCACGGCGAGTGCCAGCGGAAGCAGCCCGCCCGCGCCCAGACCCTGGATGCCGCGGAACACGGCGAGCTGATACATCGACTGCGCGAGGGCGCACAACAGCGAGCCGACGGTGAAGACGACGATCGCGATCAGGTAGAGCCGTCGGCGGCCGAAGATGTCCGACAGCTTTCCGTATAACAGCGTCGAGACGGTCATCGTGATCAGATAGGCGGTCGTCACCCAGGCCTGCACGGTCAGCCCGCCGAGTTCGTCGGCCACGGTCCGCAGGGCCGACATCATGATCATTCCGTCGAGCGCGGCGAGGAACACGCCGAGGATCAGCCCGGCGACCACGGCGTTGACCGTCCGCCTGCTCGGCTCGGTGCTCTCCACGGTCGTCATCGGCGTGTGCCGCCGCTGCGCGGCTCCGCGACCGGGACCGCTCTCGCTCTCCGGCCCGAAGCCGGTGCGGTGGCCGGAAGAGGGGGCGACGCCTGCACCGGGCCGCGACCAGGCGGGCCCGGCGGCCGGTGCGCGAGTGCCCGGCGGCGCGGCAGGGGGCGTCCGATCGAGACGGAGGAGCGGCGAGCAGCCATCGCGAGCGACCCTTCGTCGGCGGGCATCGGACTCGAACCGGGTGCGGCCCGACCCTAGGGAGCCCCGCTCGAACGAGGATCGAGGAGCGCGCCGCTCGTCGTCAGCCGTAGATGCCCTGGATCGCGCCCGCGGCAATCGCCGTGACCACCTTGAAGCACTTCATGGCCTCGGTCATCGTCGGTGCGTCGAAGCCGACCCTGCGGACGTCGAGCTGCTCGACGGTGGGGATCACCGCCGTCGCCGCCGCCAGGTGCGCGGCATCGAACTCCACCTCGATCCGATGCGGCGCCGCCGTGCCCTCGAATCGCCCGGCCGAGGCCATCCCGTGCTCGGCCCGCGCGGCGATCAAGGCGTGTGTGCCTGCGGGCGGCAGGCAGATCGCGGCATACCGGCTCACGCACTCCTTGACCGGCGCCAGCGCGGCCTCCGGCGCGTAGCTCACCGCGTCCAGGCAGGTCTGGTCGTCGCCGGTGACCAGGACGACCGGCACGCCGTGCTCGGCGGCAAGCGCCGCGTTCAACCGTCCCTCGCTGGCGTGAACGCCGTCCAGCCACACCCCGGTGATCGAGTTCTCCAGATAGGTGTGGGAGAGCACCCCCTCGGCACCCGCCGCCGCGTGGTAGCCGAGGAACACCACTCCGTCCATTCCGGAGTCCACGCCCTGCATCATCGACAGCGGCTTGTGCCGCCCGGTGAGCAGCCGAGCCCGCTCGTCCAGATCCTCCAGCAGGAGATTGCGCTGCGAGGAGTGTGCCTCGTTGACCAGGACCTCGGTGGCGCCCGCCGCGTACAGCCCGGTCACGCAGGCGTTGACGTCGCCGGTGAAGACGCGGCGGAACCGCTGCCACTGCTCGGTGCCGGGGCGGACGTCGTCGGTCCAGGTGACGCCGGTGGCGCCCTCCATGTCGGCGGAGATCAGGATGCGCATGTCGCACAGCGTAGGCATCGGCGCCGCCGCAGCCGATCACCGACGCACGCCGCGCCCACGTCCGTGGACAAAGCACTCCTGCGCCCCGCCCGATGGTCACTCTTGTGGCGGACCGACGCCGTTGTCTCGACCGGCCCGAGCCTGCC
The Actinoalloteichus fjordicus DNA segment above includes these coding regions:
- a CDS encoding DHA2 family efflux MFS transporter permease subunit — encoded protein: MTTVESTEPSRRTVNAVVAGLILGVFLAALDGMIMMSALRTVADELGGLTVQAWVTTAYLITMTVSTLLYGKLSDIFGRRRLYLIAIVVFTVGSLLCALAQSMYQLAVFRGIQGLGAGGLLPLALAVIADLLPPHRRVRYQARLGAVFGLAGVLGPVLGGVFAEAETLAGIAGWRWVFLVNVPLGVLAIIVVGALFRIETPRVDHRVDWWGALTLIVGVVPLLILAEQGREWGWTSPAALTAAGVGVVGLIAFAQVERWMGDAALLAPRLFRRPAFALVNVVNFLGGMGMFAGMALVPLYLQIVLGMAPAAAGLLLLPQALAMTLGAMLCGPVIARTGRFTVLLASGLAIMAGAYLLLGFAATPDLWQAALVLTLLGLGTGMYFQVVLTALQNSVDRTEMGVASSLSGFSRQLGGVAGTAVVLSLLFTLSGERIATAFRSSLDSPEFTARIADEATLGTSEAALVAEMRAGSVDLNDTSFLSTLDPLLAAPIVDGLARTFAVVFTAVGAMMLGSVLLATLIRERPRRDGG
- a CDS encoding M55 family metallopeptidase — protein: MRILISADMEGATGVTWTDDVRPGTEQWQRFRRVFTGDVNACVTGLYAAGATEVLVNEAHSSQRNLLLEDLDERARLLTGRHKPLSMMQGVDSGMDGVVFLGYHAAAGAEGVLSHTYLENSITGVWLDGVHASEGRLNAALAAEHGVPVVLVTGDDQTCLDAVSYAPEAALAPVKECVSRYAAICLPPAGTHALIAARAEHGMASAGRFEGTAAPHRIEVEFDAAHLAAATAVIPTVEQLDVRRVGFDAPTMTEAMKCFKVVTAIAAGAIQGIYG